Genomic window (Synergistaceae bacterium):
CCCACTTGTAGACCTTGTAGAACACGAGCGCAGGCCCGGCCGTGCAGGTTACGTCCACGCTGTCGAGGATAAGCGCGACCTGATGCTGGGACTTCGCGCCGACCTCGATCCATATCTGGCCGTTCCACGTACCTTTGAGCTTGTACGTTCCGGCTTCGGTGATGTGAAGAACGGGGTTGTTGTAGGCCTCTTCCGCTGAGTGAGTCATAGTCGAGAACGAAGCAATGTCCGACGCGGCCGCATTTCTGGCCGGGCCGCCCTGACCGCCGGGACCTCCCTGACCTCCCTGACCTTCCTGGCCGCCGGGAGCTCCCTGCATTCCGTTCTGCATCGGCAGGGTCGCGAAAATGTATTTGTCCGTGCTGTAGGCCTCGCCGTAATCATCGCCGAGCGCGGCTATCGCTTCTCTCACGGCTTCCGACGAAGCATCGTAGTACACAACATATTCGGTGTCCTCGTCCTTCGTGGCAGTCTGCGAGGTGCTGAACTCGAGAGTGTTCGACGTGTAGCGTATGTCGTGCGCAATGTACACGCCGCTGAGGTCGTCAATCTCGTTCTCATAATCACTCTCATCAAGCTCTTCTGTGCCGTCGATGCCTTCCGTCCAGTATTCTGCCGGGTGCTGTGGGTCTGCGTGCCACACAAGGTTGAATGAAGGGACAGCCTCGTCGTCGATTGTCGCGGAAGTTCCGTTGAGCACGATGGTTACCGCGTCCGTGTCGTCAACATCCACCGACGTGGCGACAACAGTAAGCCCGTTGTAGCTGAGCTGCTGTGTCTTTCCGCCGTACCTCTGTACGTTCCCGAAGTCAGTGCTGAGATCCTGAGTACCATCACCATTGGGATTCCAGAAGAACACTGCCACTTCGTCGCCGTTATCGTTGCTGGTGGTGATCAAGAACGGCTGGTCGTCCCCGCTTATCGACTCAGCAAACTCGAGATTGACGACTACGTTTTCGCCGCCCTCAATCGGAGCAACGTAGTATGTGGGATTATAATCACTGTTCCCGCTGGTGTCCCAGTTGCGCACACCGACACTGTTGCCTCTGTAGAGGTTATAGCTTTCTCCCTTTTTGAGGACGGGCGAGCTTATGAGCATAACCTTCCCCGATGGCACAACGCTCTGCTGTGTGTTGTCGTCGTCATCGTCGTTGCATCCGCCAGACGAGAGCACCAGCATAGCCGCCAGCATTACGCACAACCAAACCGAATACTTCTTCATACTGAACATACCTCCTGTGAAAATTTGCGATTGCTAAATTCTAACACAATAACATTATCGGTATCGCTGTATAATGTATTATCACATTTCGGGGGAGCTTTTTTGCTGAGAGGGTGTGAAATTCTGCACCGACCCTTTGAACCTGATACGGGTAATGCCGCCGCAGGGAGCACATAATTTCCTCCGAACGTGTAAATTCTTGCATTTGGAGGAACATTTCTCATCATGCCTACAAGCGTCAGACACAAAAGCATTGCTGTAATGATCGAGGGAGCTTTGTGCATAGCTCTCTGCATCGTCCTCGAGAAAATAAACATTTTCTCGATGCCTCAGGGCGGTTCCGTTGACTTCGAACTCATTCCCCTTCTGCTCTTCACGTACAGGCGCGGGCTGAAGTGGGGGCTGCAG
Coding sequences:
- a CDS encoding carbohydrate-binding domain-containing protein; amino-acid sequence: MKKYSVWLCVMLAAMLVLSSGGCNDDDDDNTQQSVVPSGKVMLISSPVLKKGESYNLYRGNSVGVRNWDTSGNSDYNPTYYVAPIEGGENVVVNLEFAESISGDDQPFLITTSNDNGDEVAVFFWNPNGDGTQDLSTDFGNVQRYGGKTQQLSYNGLTVVATSVDVDDTDAVTIVLNGTSATIDDEAVPSFNLVWHADPQHPAEYWTEGIDGTEELDESDYENEIDDLSGVYIAHDIRYTSNTLEFSTSQTATKDEDTEYVVYYDASSEAVREAIAALGDDYGEAYSTDKYIFATLPMQNGMQGAPGGQEGQGGQGGPGGQGGPARNAAASDIASFSTMTHSAEEAYNNPVLHITEAGTYKLKGTWNGQIWIEVGAKSQHQVALILDSVDVTCTAGPALVFYKVYKWAEDNGYDDQTTLAANDLWKNLSAKMLSTDGYYDVGAIVSIADGTTNTFTGANTYRLLELCPKLDDDTDLPKYDASQIGSNISAQEKMYKLDGAFHSRRTMVIGGGTAGTGKLTITSTTCEGLDSEMHLLIDGGVISVTAPDDGINVNEDYVSVFTMDSGTLTVSSTGGDGIDSNGWVAINGGTLNISAGSQKENSAGEAGIDAENGTYISDSATYNWSQAGTQNGGAGGDGVGQDPDEDGDEEQEDSNTTTDDTTDSYGVRSPIVIQDSDGNTLMSIVFSGVSKDVDTEGARTIPSTGDVFILQHRVNDFSGVK